In Maridesulfovibrio sp., the following proteins share a genomic window:
- a CDS encoding desulfoferrodoxin family protein, protein MNSRRKFMVMSAAASAAVFMPVANASAETGSSYPSNVIYTSKDPGVWAKKAATHLPQVEVENGKAIIRTLHPMTKEHYIVRHTLIDDKGNVVGAKTFSNTDEKAVSSFDLPAGSKGKKYFATSFCNKHDFWVSPVKL, encoded by the coding sequence ATGAATTCCAGAAGAAAATTTATGGTTATGTCCGCAGCAGCAAGCGCGGCTGTATTTATGCCTGTAGCAAATGCGAGCGCAGAAACGGGCAGCAGTTATCCTTCAAACGTGATCTACACAAGCAAAGACCCCGGTGTGTGGGCGAAAAAAGCAGCAACCCACCTCCCGCAAGTTGAAGTCGAAAACGGCAAAGCCATTATCCGCACCCTGCATCCTATGACTAAAGAGCATTACATTGTCCGCCATACCTTGATTGACGATAAGGGCAATGTTGTAGGTGCTAAAACATTTTCCAATACAGATGAAAAGGCTGTTTCAAGTTTTGATCTGCCAGCAGGAAGCAAGGGCAAAAAATATTTTGCAACCAGCTTCTGTAATAAGCACGATTTCTGGGTAAGCCCTGTAAAGTTATAG
- the pelF gene encoding GT4 family glycosyltransferase PelF, translated as MSSGKEYDVCLLLEGTYPFVSGGVSTWIHNLIKGMPEITFTAVCILASSKEKAEYCYDVPDNFIDPQIIYLHDSVEISRNPFKGISSKDMERLRQFHYRLDRNDISMMQEIVELFRGSHFPLSELFHGKKAWNLLVERYKPDSNEESFIDFFWTFRFTHLPIFKMLSIDLPKAKVYHTISTGYAGLLGVIARVMTGRPLLLTEHGIYVKERKIEISQAEWVYRKEDKRMRIDSKLGAFQTFWIRMFEQLARLCYDYSSAIYTLYEGNRQLEIQEGADPAKIRIIPNGISLDNFLELKATDHDYHGQTEFAVGFVGRVVPIKDVKTFLRAIKIVAIKIEKLKVYIMGPTEEDEEYYKECVNLVRLLHLDNVVEFTGKVKVTDYLPNLDVIVLTSISEAQPLVIMEANCAGIPAVASDVGSCRELLEGRTVSDQALGPSGIVTKVADPVSTGEAILKILTSPILRQRMSRAGIERVKTFYKESDLNERYLSIYKDHMAMDTLE; from the coding sequence ATGAGTTCGGGTAAAGAATATGATGTCTGCCTGCTGCTTGAAGGAACTTATCCATTTGTATCAGGCGGGGTTTCGACTTGGATTCATAACCTGATAAAAGGTATGCCGGAGATTACCTTTACCGCGGTTTGCATTCTGGCTTCGTCAAAGGAGAAAGCGGAATATTGTTATGATGTGCCGGATAACTTTATTGACCCTCAGATTATATATCTGCACGATTCTGTAGAAATTTCCCGTAATCCGTTCAAAGGTATTTCCAGTAAGGACATGGAAAGGCTTAGACAGTTTCATTACCGTCTGGACCGTAATGATATTTCAATGATGCAGGAAATTGTTGAATTGTTTCGTGGCTCGCATTTTCCGCTTTCCGAGCTTTTCCATGGCAAGAAGGCATGGAACCTGTTGGTGGAGCGCTACAAGCCGGATAGCAATGAAGAGTCATTTATTGATTTTTTCTGGACCTTCCGTTTTACACACCTGCCGATTTTTAAAATGTTGTCTATCGATCTGCCAAAGGCAAAGGTTTATCATACCATTTCTACAGGATATGCCGGTCTTTTGGGCGTAATTGCGCGGGTTATGACCGGCAGGCCGCTGCTGCTTACCGAACATGGTATTTACGTTAAAGAGCGTAAAATTGAAATTTCGCAGGCCGAATGGGTTTACCGTAAAGAAGACAAAAGGATGCGCATTGATAGCAAGCTCGGCGCATTCCAGACTTTCTGGATCAGGATGTTTGAACAGCTGGCACGGCTCTGTTATGATTATTCCTCTGCTATCTATACCCTTTATGAAGGTAACCGTCAGCTCGAGATACAGGAGGGGGCGGACCCTGCCAAAATCAGGATAATTCCAAACGGGATCAGTCTGGATAATTTTTTGGAGCTGAAAGCGACAGACCATGATTATCATGGGCAGACTGAATTCGCGGTGGGTTTTGTCGGCCGCGTGGTCCCGATTAAAGATGTTAAAACTTTTCTGCGGGCGATCAAAATTGTTGCGATCAAGATTGAGAAGTTGAAAGTATATATCATGGGTCCTACCGAAGAGGACGAGGAGTACTACAAAGAGTGTGTTAACCTTGTCCGGCTGCTGCATCTTGATAATGTGGTGGAGTTTACGGGAAAAGTGAAAGTAACCGATTACCTGCCTAATCTTGATGTTATAGTATTGACCAGCATCAGTGAGGCCCAACCGCTGGTAATCATGGAGGCCAACTGCGCAGGGATTCCGGCTGTAGCATCAGATGTGGGTTCCTGCCGGGAACTGCTAGAAGGCCGCACAGTTTCTGATCAGGCCCTTGGTCCATCCGGTATTGTGACCAAGGTTGCGGACCCGGTCAGCACCGGAGAAGCAATCTTGAAAATCCTGACCAGCCCGATTCTGCGCCAACGCATGTCGCGGGCGGGCATCGAGCGTGTGAAGACTTTTTATAAAGAATCCGACCTCAATGAAAGATATTTGAGTATTTACAAAGACCATATGGCAATGGACACTCTGGAGTAG
- a CDS encoding HDOD domain-containing protein: MQEVEQTTTLNPQIKEAAIKHVKNKFIQAGDSDLIRVLKKESFKHIYKKMIVDPDDFMERPRPADIEPWGGQKPGGPRDFLKSKVVLPSLPQVLLEIQKVIKNPDSSADDLAAVINKDPKLVAAILRLANSAMFSFSSEVETTSRAVALLGFRQASSLALGTVSLSLFKRTAGTSILQIEKLWKHSIACGVIAQEIATSAGHNDVERFFVAGMLHDIGLYVVFEGDRSLAMELYEYASRDGHSFYDAEMEFLGFDHATLGGVIIKDWSFPQSLVAAIDGHHNPARDQNGPDAAIVHVADFVAQALGYDLGISSVIGRIDDEALEKIGLSTDRYAAILPNVQKLIDEIFEILNQT, encoded by the coding sequence ATGCAGGAAGTAGAACAGACAACAACACTTAATCCACAGATTAAGGAAGCGGCCATTAAGCATGTGAAGAATAAATTCATTCAGGCCGGTGACTCCGATCTCATTCGTGTTTTGAAGAAGGAGTCTTTTAAGCATATCTATAAAAAAATGATTGTCGACCCGGACGATTTTATGGAAAGGCCGCGCCCGGCCGATATTGAACCGTGGGGTGGACAAAAGCCCGGAGGACCAAGGGATTTCCTTAAATCAAAGGTCGTGCTGCCTTCTCTTCCGCAAGTTCTGCTCGAGATCCAGAAAGTTATTAAGAACCCTGACAGTTCAGCGGACGATTTAGCTGCGGTTATCAATAAAGATCCGAAACTGGTGGCTGCTATTTTGCGTCTTGCGAACAGTGCCATGTTCAGTTTTAGCTCCGAAGTGGAAACAACTTCCAGAGCAGTGGCTCTGCTGGGTTTCAGGCAGGCCAGTTCTTTAGCGCTGGGAACTGTCTCGCTGAGTCTTTTTAAGCGTACGGCAGGGACTTCAATTTTACAGATTGAGAAACTTTGGAAACACAGCATTGCTTGCGGAGTGATTGCGCAGGAAATAGCCACGTCCGCGGGACATAATGATGTCGAACGTTTTTTTGTTGCAGGAATGTTGCACGACATAGGTTTGTATGTTGTATTCGAAGGTGACCGCAGCCTTGCTATGGAACTTTATGAATACGCCAGCCGTGATGGACACAGTTTCTATGATGCGGAAATGGAGTTTCTGGGTTTTGATCATGCCACCCTCGGCGGAGTGATTATCAAGGACTGGAGTTTTCCCCAATCTTTGGTTGCTGCCATAGATGGGCATCATAACCCTGCGAGGGACCAAAATGGTCCTGATGCAGCTATTGTTCATGTCGCGGATTTTGTTGCTCAGGCTTTAGGGTATGATTTGGGGATTTCATCCGTGATTGGAAGAATTGATGATGAGGCTCTTGAAAAAATCGGTCTGTCAACTGACCGGTATGCTGCTATCCTTCCTAATGTTCAAAAGTTGATAGATGAAATTTTTGAAATTCTAAACCAAACTTAA
- a CDS encoding rhodanese-like domain-containing protein, with protein sequence MYFKQLTTEGLGCYSYVIGCPAAGEMVIVDPRRDVQEYLDISREEGMKITRVINTHVHADHVGGEQELKSIVGAELFIHENAKVGYEHTPIKEGDTLTVGAAKLDFLFTPGHTPNAISILVTDIMRGSEPWMILTGDLLFVGDIGRPDLPGDEILDEQVANLYNSLYVKLGNLPDYLEVYPAHGQGSLCGKGMSAKPSSTLGYERRYNPMLQFDNFEDFKVKVLESFPSRPKSFTHIINTNFKGAPLLERCPLDRAMNPEKFKQMIDKGCIVIDVRDAAGFGGFHIPGSINIGLEKQLANWVGMAVEPDSDLLLVVNSKEDYDRMYIELHRIGYDRIFGYLHGGISAWLLAGYPVNSLAQKSARQLHDAIEEGKEFTLLDVRTPAEVAGGKIKGAIHKPFSKVLDEGIDADKDSPIIVMCGSGYRSNIAGSYLQSSGYSKVCSLAGGAIAWKRSGFEME encoded by the coding sequence ATGTATTTTAAACAATTAACAACTGAAGGACTCGGCTGTTATTCATATGTGATCGGTTGTCCTGCCGCCGGGGAAATGGTCATTGTAGATCCGCGCAGGGATGTTCAGGAATACCTTGATATTTCCCGCGAAGAAGGAATGAAAATCACCCGTGTTATTAATACTCATGTTCATGCTGACCATGTAGGCGGAGAGCAGGAGCTTAAATCCATCGTCGGCGCAGAACTTTTTATCCACGAAAACGCAAAAGTTGGTTACGAACATACTCCAATCAAAGAAGGCGACACCCTCACTGTGGGCGCGGCCAAACTTGACTTTCTGTTCACTCCCGGCCACACCCCCAACGCCATATCCATTCTGGTTACAGACATTATGCGCGGATCTGAGCCGTGGATGATTCTAACCGGAGATTTACTTTTTGTGGGTGATATTGGACGCCCGGACCTGCCCGGTGACGAAATTCTTGATGAACAGGTAGCTAATCTGTACAACAGCCTGTATGTGAAGCTTGGTAACTTACCGGATTATCTTGAAGTATACCCGGCTCACGGGCAGGGGTCCCTCTGCGGTAAGGGAATGAGCGCCAAGCCTAGCTCCACTCTCGGCTATGAGCGGCGTTATAATCCCATGCTGCAATTCGATAATTTTGAAGACTTTAAAGTTAAGGTACTGGAGTCTTTCCCCAGCCGACCGAAATCCTTCACTCACATCATCAACACTAACTTCAAAGGTGCTCCCTTACTCGAACGCTGCCCTCTGGACCGGGCCATGAACCCGGAAAAATTCAAGCAGATGATAGATAAGGGGTGCATAGTTATTGATGTGCGCGATGCTGCCGGATTCGGAGGTTTTCACATTCCAGGGAGTATAAACATAGGCCTTGAAAAACAACTCGCCAACTGGGTAGGCATGGCAGTAGAACCTGATTCTGACCTCCTGCTGGTGGTCAACTCCAAAGAAGATTATGACCGCATGTATATCGAGTTGCACCGTATCGGCTATGATCGTATCTTCGGGTATCTGCACGGTGGAATCTCCGCATGGCTGCTGGCCGGTTATCCGGTAAACAGCCTTGCCCAGAAATCAGCACGACAACTGCATGATGCCATTGAGGAAGGAAAGGAATTTACCCTGCTTGATGTCCGCACTCCCGCTGAAGTTGCCGGCGGTAAAATCAAGGGAGCGATTCATAAGCCGTTCAGCAAGGTTCTAGACGAAGGAATCGATGCCGATAAGGACAGCCCCATCATAGTCATGTGCGGCTCAGGTTACCGTTCAAACATTGCCGGGAGTTATCTGCAAAGCAGCGGATACTCGAAGGTCTGCTCACTGGCAGGTGGTGCCATAGCATGGAAAAGATCCGGTTTTGAAATGGAATAA
- a CDS encoding HDOD domain-containing protein, with translation MHCLFLHAGNSDLVRLLKKEAFKTVYKQLLCDPDHLRPRVFPDNIKPWNGERPKDPSHFLSGSLVLPSLPRVQIQLQEILDDPDSTIEDLVEIISNEPKLSAAVLRLVNCGLYQLDKKVETPAKAVKILGFEKAGSLTLGTVSLSLFKRHENPVLNLEKFWKHSIACGVIAQELAKAAKHGDHDRFFAGGLMHDLGLHIIFESDYGLAVELYRLANRDGYDLYKAEKELLGFNHADVGGYLLNKWNFPRQLVAAAWGHHNPRKVKTDPDAMVTHVADFIAQALGYDLGISPVIGFIDDTAWKKLGISGDKVIEMLPDIRILIDDVFNIFDE, from the coding sequence GTGCACTGCCTTTTTTTGCATGCCGGTAATTCTGATTTGGTCCGATTGCTGAAAAAAGAAGCGTTTAAGACTGTTTACAAGCAGCTGCTCTGTGATCCTGACCATCTACGGCCTCGTGTATTTCCTGATAACATTAAACCATGGAATGGTGAGAGGCCCAAAGACCCCAGTCACTTTTTGTCCGGATCACTTGTGCTGCCTTCTCTTCCGCGGGTACAGATTCAGTTGCAGGAGATTCTTGATGATCCTGATAGTACTATAGAAGATCTAGTTGAGATCATTAGCAATGAGCCTAAGCTTTCTGCAGCAGTGCTGAGGCTGGTCAACTGCGGTTTGTACCAGTTGGATAAAAAGGTAGAGACTCCTGCAAAAGCGGTTAAAATTCTTGGTTTTGAAAAGGCCGGTTCGCTGACTCTGGGAACAGTTTCACTTAGCCTGTTCAAAAGGCACGAGAATCCGGTGCTTAATCTTGAAAAATTCTGGAAACATTCAATAGCCTGTGGTGTGATAGCCCAAGAACTGGCAAAAGCCGCTAAACATGGAGACCATGACCGTTTTTTTGCAGGCGGATTAATGCATGATCTCGGTCTGCATATTATATTTGAGAGTGATTACGGTCTGGCTGTAGAACTCTACAGGCTGGCTAATCGTGACGGGTACGATTTATACAAGGCTGAAAAGGAATTGCTTGGGTTCAACCATGCGGATGTAGGTGGATATCTGCTTAACAAATGGAATTTCCCTCGGCAGTTGGTTGCTGCTGCATGGGGTCACCATAATCCACGTAAAGTCAAGACCGATCCTGATGCCATGGTAACTCATGTGGCTGATTTTATTGCACAGGCTCTTGGGTATGATCTGGGGATTTCGCCGGTAATCGGCTTTATCGATGATACGGCGTGGAAAAAGTTAGGGATTTCCGGTGATAAAGTAATTGAGATGCTGCCCGATATCAGAATTTTGATTGACGATGTTTTTAATATTTTTGATGAATAA
- a CDS encoding ATP-binding protein, translated as MNYLKKWWLALSFTAITLILTSFIIIPHFTTSRDALTGLAHEIMLNISAYTLDKSESYLLPAEKAAELTRFLADSNIVNSTPPETMLRYFVEQLSLYQQFTGIYYGNIKGEFFMVTRSDEKIKGGLLTKTIKIKEGIKTTRIIWSTPDLKVLENKLVPQDNYDPRNRPWYIDALKNNDVIWTAPYIFFTNQKPGITTASPVFTSKGELQGVVGVDITIDKLSTFLSKLNIGKNGKAFIVDTCGNVVAFPDLKALKHITLDNKTRLSKISELPDHLCRNAYDSLGIPPDHLPEKPVFTTFEYNGECYNAMFTPFKNMHWPWLIGLYMPEGDYLQAIINSYRLSLATGAFAVLLSGLIGWIVARKINSAKEEAVAASHAKSQFLAVMSHEIRTPMNVILGTTGLLKDSAPRDDQKKYIKLLENAGEGLLALINDILDMSKVEAGLLDLDSIEFNPAKIMHQACSVFELSAAQKNIRLSCIIDGKLPDLVIGDPVRVKQILLNLIGNAIKFTESGGVYVKAGCSRISERKVELEFTIKDTGPGIPKQRQDAIFNHFTQADSSISREHQGTGLGLAISKKLCEMMQGDISLSSTPGIGSTFVFSIVMDEVTANSSGEDEDRTNENNDNEIVGRKVLLIEDNQSNKLLFKHFVSGSPHILKCADNGEEGIKLYKEFKPDIIFMDIEMPIMDGFKATEEIRDWERLVGIPKVPIIALSAHAIKGTAEAARDAGCSGYLTKPVTKLQLLERIEREFKNNHKNNSTASSQ; from the coding sequence ATGAATTACCTAAAAAAATGGTGGCTGGCACTTAGTTTCACCGCAATAACACTCATCCTTACGTCTTTCATAATCATCCCCCACTTCACTACGTCCAGAGACGCATTAACCGGTCTGGCCCATGAAATAATGCTCAACATATCGGCTTATACACTAGATAAATCCGAAAGCTACCTGCTACCCGCCGAAAAAGCAGCAGAGCTTACCCGCTTTCTGGCAGACAGTAATATAGTCAATAGCACCCCCCCTGAAACTATGCTTCGTTATTTCGTAGAACAGTTAAGCCTTTATCAACAATTTACGGGAATATATTACGGCAATATCAAGGGTGAGTTTTTCATGGTTACCCGATCAGATGAAAAGATAAAAGGCGGACTACTTACCAAAACCATCAAAATTAAAGAAGGTATAAAAACCACTAGAATAATCTGGAGCACCCCGGACCTGAAGGTACTGGAAAATAAACTCGTTCCTCAGGACAACTATGATCCGCGTAACAGGCCATGGTACATTGATGCACTAAAGAACAATGATGTCATCTGGACAGCTCCTTATATTTTTTTCACTAACCAAAAGCCGGGGATTACCACCGCCAGCCCTGTCTTCACCTCCAAGGGAGAGCTACAGGGAGTTGTTGGAGTAGATATTACGATCGATAAGCTTTCAACATTCTTAAGCAAGCTTAATATCGGTAAAAACGGAAAAGCCTTCATAGTAGACACCTGCGGAAATGTCGTGGCCTTCCCGGATTTGAAAGCCCTGAAGCATATTACCCTGGATAACAAGACCAGGCTGAGCAAAATAAGTGAACTTCCGGACCATCTCTGTAGAAACGCATATGATTCATTAGGAATTCCTCCGGACCATCTTCCTGAAAAACCGGTATTTACAACCTTCGAATACAATGGAGAATGCTACAATGCCATGTTCACACCTTTTAAGAACATGCACTGGCCATGGCTCATAGGTCTGTATATGCCGGAAGGCGACTACCTGCAGGCAATTATAAATAGCTACAGACTCAGTTTGGCAACAGGGGCATTTGCCGTACTTTTGTCCGGTTTAATCGGCTGGATAGTAGCCCGCAAAATCAACAGCGCAAAAGAGGAGGCCGTTGCAGCAAGTCACGCCAAAAGCCAGTTTCTCGCAGTGATGAGCCACGAGATCAGAACTCCTATGAATGTTATACTCGGGACCACAGGACTGCTTAAAGACTCAGCCCCACGCGATGACCAGAAGAAATATATCAAACTGCTTGAAAATGCAGGGGAAGGCCTTTTGGCTCTGATCAACGATATCCTAGACATGTCCAAAGTGGAAGCAGGTCTTCTGGATCTTGACAGCATTGAATTCAACCCGGCTAAAATCATGCATCAGGCATGCAGTGTTTTTGAACTTTCCGCCGCTCAAAAAAACATCAGACTATCATGTATTATTGACGGTAAATTGCCAGATCTGGTTATCGGTGACCCGGTACGGGTCAAACAGATACTGCTGAACCTCATCGGTAATGCAATCAAATTCACTGAATCGGGCGGGGTATACGTCAAGGCAGGCTGCTCCCGCATTTCCGAACGCAAAGTGGAGCTGGAATTTACTATCAAGGACACCGGTCCGGGCATCCCCAAGCAAAGACAGGACGCTATTTTCAATCATTTTACCCAAGCCGACAGTTCCATTTCTCGTGAACATCAGGGAACAGGACTCGGCCTCGCAATCAGCAAGAAACTCTGCGAAATGATGCAGGGAGACATATCTCTTTCCAGCACTCCAGGAATAGGCAGTACCTTTGTCTTCTCAATTGTTATGGATGAAGTCACCGCAAATTCCTCGGGGGAAGATGAGGACCGCACCAATGAAAACAATGACAATGAAATAGTTGGCCGCAAGGTGCTGCTAATTGAAGACAATCAGAGCAACAAGCTTCTTTTCAAACACTTTGTATCAGGCTCTCCCCATATTTTAAAATGTGCCGACAACGGCGAGGAAGGAATAAAGTTATACAAGGAGTTTAAACCGGATATAATTTTTATGGACATCGAAATGCCGATTATGGACGGATTCAAGGCCACTGAAGAAATCCGTGACTGGGAAAGACTTGTAGGAATCCCCAAAGTTCCCATTATCGCGCTTTCCGCCCACGCAATTAAAGGAACCGCTGAAGCTGCGCGTGATGCTGGATGCTCCGGGTATCTGACCAAACCGGTGACCAAGCTGCAACTTCTTGAAAGAATTGAACGTGAATTTAAAAATAATCACAAAAACAATAGCACCGCCTCAAGCCAATAA
- the pelG gene encoding exopolysaccharide Pel transporter PelG — MAGIGFELRKLLRGDSFLSDLSAYLYAAMVSSGPWLMSVLCLAVLGLYSYSGFSPMDQDIFRTTIVYVYAFTLIYVGYIQLVVTRYLADRFYMGEERITLTAFSTSSIIVLIAGAIISIGGICFFELTFTYKIIAVSLFLIVAMIWLTMIFLSAVKDFRSIVQAFAVGTSCSVGGAFLLYPLAGLEGYLLGYTIGQSVIFFWLLARLLAEFPPGRVWDSKMFSYFIKYWELALIGMFFNLAIWVDKIMFWFAPDSRLVVPYLRTHDLYEGPIFFAYLTIVPTLAIFLVKVETKFYEHYHDYFAKIISKQNLSSILLEKKGMISMLKESLREILIVQGSITLLCIFMAQDFVDMVGLSPLQEPLLKIALVGSLLQVMLSVAVIILFYFDLRKEVLAVTIVFLLSNMGLTWLSMQQGFTFYGYGYCYSCFISLMFSYFLVSKSVRDLEYITFSSQPLF; from the coding sequence ATGGCTGGAATCGGTTTTGAGCTGAGAAAATTACTTCGCGGGGACAGCTTCCTTTCGGATTTGTCCGCTTATCTGTATGCTGCGATGGTTTCGTCCGGACCGTGGTTGATGAGCGTGCTTTGTCTTGCTGTGCTGGGTTTGTATTCCTATTCCGGCTTCTCTCCTATGGATCAGGATATTTTTCGGACCACAATTGTTTATGTGTATGCTTTTACACTGATTTATGTGGGGTATATTCAGTTGGTGGTAACCCGTTATCTGGCTGACCGTTTTTACATGGGGGAGGAGAGAATCACCCTCACAGCTTTTTCGACCAGCTCAATCATAGTCCTGATTGCGGGGGCTATTATCTCCATTGGCGGCATATGTTTTTTTGAGCTTACTTTCACTTATAAAATCATTGCGGTATCCCTTTTTCTTATTGTTGCCATGATCTGGCTGACTATGATTTTTCTCTCGGCGGTCAAGGATTTCCGGTCAATTGTACAGGCTTTTGCCGTGGGAACGTCGTGCAGTGTTGGCGGTGCATTTCTTCTTTACCCGCTGGCCGGTCTTGAAGGCTATCTGCTGGGGTACACCATCGGGCAGTCTGTGATCTTTTTCTGGCTGCTGGCCCGGCTGCTGGCGGAATTCCCTCCAGGACGAGTCTGGGATTCAAAGATGTTTTCCTATTTCATTAAGTATTGGGAATTGGCCTTGATCGGAATGTTTTTCAACCTTGCCATATGGGTGGATAAAATAATGTTCTGGTTCGCGCCGGATTCAAGATTGGTTGTTCCATATCTTCGGACACATGATCTGTATGAAGGGCCGATATTTTTCGCATACCTGACTATCGTCCCGACTTTGGCGATTTTTCTGGTTAAGGTTGAGACCAAGTTCTACGAGCATTATCACGATTACTTTGCGAAGATTATTTCCAAGCAGAACCTTTCAAGTATTCTGCTGGAAAAGAAAGGCATGATCAGTATGCTTAAGGAAAGCCTGCGTGAGATACTCATTGTTCAAGGCTCCATTACACTGCTTTGTATTTTCATGGCGCAGGATTTTGTGGATATGGTCGGCCTTTCACCATTACAGGAGCCGCTCCTGAAGATAGCCCTTGTAGGGTCACTCCTGCAGGTCATGCTTTCGGTGGCTGTTATTATTCTTTTTTATTTTGATCTGCGTAAAGAAGTTCTGGCTGTGACCATAGTCTTTCTGCTCAGCAATATGGGGTTGACCTGGCTGAGCATGCAGCAGGGGTTTACTTTTTACGGTTACGGATATTGCTATTCCTGTTTTATTTCTTTGATGTTTTCTTACTTTCTAGTTTCTAAAAGTGTTCGCGATCTGGAATACATAACTTTTTCGAGCCAGCCTTTATTTTAA
- a CDS encoding NAD-dependent epimerase/dehydratase family protein has translation MKKTCLVTGCAGFIGSHLTQSLLDQGHAVVGVDNFASGYVHNMEGFKDNDDFIFYEKSITEPHLLERLKQKHRELDIVFQLAAVVSVPYSVENPELTMQVNFEANRNMLDSAREMGLSNYIFAGSAAEYGNEERLPVKEEYADDAQQLSPYGVAKYLSSSYIEKSGYGCALRFFNIFGPRQDPTSQYSGVISRFVEFGLAGKNMVIFGDGDQSRDFLYVSDVVTSYLIAAGLDSEGRGPLAGIYNVGTGKNRSILELASIVGKLTSAPQEIDFRPERAGDIKHSCADVSKITEAGFKPEVAFDLGLARTVEWAGK, from the coding sequence ATGAAAAAAACTTGTCTTGTAACCGGATGCGCCGGATTTATTGGTAGTCACCTTACGCAGAGCCTGCTTGATCAGGGGCATGCAGTTGTCGGAGTGGATAATTTTGCAAGTGGCTACGTCCATAATATGGAAGGATTTAAGGATAACGACGATTTCATTTTCTATGAAAAATCGATAACTGAACCTCATTTGCTTGAAAGATTGAAGCAAAAGCATCGCGAACTGGATATTGTTTTCCAGCTTGCAGCGGTGGTTAGCGTTCCATATTCTGTAGAGAATCCGGAACTGACTATGCAGGTAAATTTCGAGGCTAACCGGAATATGTTGGATTCGGCCCGTGAAATGGGATTATCCAATTATATCTTTGCCGGTTCAGCAGCAGAATACGGAAACGAAGAGCGGCTTCCGGTAAAGGAAGAATACGCTGATGATGCGCAACAGCTCAGCCCATATGGTGTGGCCAAATACTTGTCTTCGTCATATATTGAAAAATCCGGCTACGGCTGTGCTTTACGTTTTTTTAATATCTTCGGGCCGCGGCAGGACCCAACCAGCCAGTACAGCGGGGTTATCTCCCGTTTTGTTGAATTCGGACTGGCCGGAAAAAATATGGTTATTTTCGGTGATGGAGATCAGAGTCGCGATTTCCTTTATGTTTCCGATGTAGTAACATCATACCTCATTGCTGCCGGACTGGACAGTGAGGGACGGGGGCCTTTGGCCGGGATTTATAATGTTGGCACGGGTAAAAACAGGTCTATCCTTGAACTTGCGTCCATTGTGGGCAAGCTTACCTCTGCGCCGCAGGAAATTGATTTCAGACCGGAACGTGCCGGGGATATCAAACATTCGTGTGCCGATGTCAGTAAAATTACCGAAGCTGGATTTAAACCTGAAGTAGCTTTTGATCTAGGTCTGGCCCGGACTGTTGAATGGGCCGGGAAATAA